Proteins from a genomic interval of Papaver somniferum cultivar HN1 chromosome 4, ASM357369v1, whole genome shotgun sequence:
- the LOC113275611 gene encoding DENN domain and WD repeat-containing protein SCD1-like → MARIFEYFVVCGIGPEIRTLDGNKGFHGTSHMYLPSLLDQFPPINHSLYPPPPPQLSTCVLPAGVEIYPSGFDSNDAATLPRSYPIVLTEGDGSKIYVSCIAFRDPVSEDIAEAYRIPANSFADKCICLVSHSPSFRVLRDTLEELFTLCFSPTGSSKPLWDVIAYLVSNVPLPTPGRDRVLFAVEHCLLSVEAPSNDGLPHADISFQPLVQCLDVDNLIKLFTAVLLERRVLIRSNKYTLLTLVSEAICHLIYPFRWQHVYIPLLFFSGVDYIDAPTPYMMGLHSGVDTTGLSMDGVVVVDLEYNRITTTEDIPPVPEPELSTLRGDIMKLLYPNVVGIDEMKTRLCTSSEYYPKGGSRPWGEEQDLQFRLLFLKFFASILSGYRNFMEPSANQVFNTQAFMKKRSRSTSQPPDSMIAQFLESQGFIDYLERGIGSDAKANNLLDKLQDAMGRGQNPMSIFPVLSSEPEIITISDAGVGISGSGGKHCYDRFPANFRTEEQEEKRKAILAAAVGALEYSAKHGPSSPSVRLDSKAESLSPRERAAERERMVLDIQVKLQGLWLRLLKLGATDDPLSSFEYGTILALIESDAEGIGGSGFVECIREHIHTGWICQLTEEQFIAVKELLKTAISRATSRNDTSTVRDALEISAEMYKKDSNNVKDYVQRHLLSLPIWEELRFWEGYFDYLVDQNSNKLSNYVTLVTVQLIILASHMAGLGLPDTDAWYMIETIADKNNTGYKNSINLRGLLSHIQHLRVGYWGISSVKVHSSSPYGLASPSPDAVDESQQPTEASGVGRSWVQSMFSRDTSTRNNSFSRGVRRWTSDNSNPAANENIKGTASPRRPELSNAGQKKIQSSMRVLRGHTGAITALHCVTRREVWDLVGDREDAGFFISGSTDCTVKLWDPSIRGSELRATLKGHTRAIRAISSDRGKVVSGSDDQTVIVWDKQTTQLLEELKGHDAQVSSVRMLSGERVLTSSHDGSIKMWDVRTDTCVATVGRCSSAVLCMEYDDSTGILAAAGRDAVANVWDIRAGRQMHKLRGHTKWIRSIRMVGDTVITGSDDWTARLWSVSRGSCDAVLSCHAGPIQCVELSPSNNGIITGSTDGLIRFWENEEGGIRCVKNVTIHSSSVLSISAGEHWLGIGAADNSMSLFHRPQERLGGFSGTGSKMAGWQLYRTPPKTVAVVRCVSTDLERKRICSGGRNGLLRLWEATINI, encoded by the exons ATGGCTCGGATCTTTGAATACTTCGTTGTATGTGGAATCGGTCCAGAAATCAGAACATTAGATGGGAACAAAGGATTTCATGGCACAAGTCATATGTACTTGCCATCTCTTCTTGATCAATTCCCTCCTATTAATCACTCTCTTTATCCTCCTCCTCCCCCTCAACTCTCAACT TGTGTTCTGCCAGCTGGTGTGGAAATCTATCCATCAGGGTTCGATTCTAATGATGCTGCCACACTCCCAAGAAGCTATCCAATAGTTTTAACTG AGGGAGATGGGTCTAAAATTTATGTTAGCTGCATTGCTTTTCGAGATCCAGTGAGTGAGGATATTGCTGAAGCTTATCGAATCCCAGCGAATTCATTTGCGGACAAATGTATCTGTCTCGTTTCACACTCACCCAGTTTTCGTGTCCTTAGGGATACACTGGAGGAATTATTTACTCTTTGCTTTTCTCCTACTGGCAGCAG caaGCCATTGTGGGATGTTATTGCGTATCTTGTGTCAAACGTTCCTTTGCCTACACCGGGAAGGGACAGGGTGCTTTTTGCTGTTGAACACTGCCTACTTTCTGTGGAGGCTCCATCGAATGATGGACTGCCTCATGCTGAT ATATCCTTTCAACCACTGGTGCAGTGCTTGGATGTGGACAACTTAATTAAGCTTTTCACAGCCGTGTTGCTGGAAAGGCGTGTTTTGATTCGATCAAATAA GTACACACTTCTAACTCTGGTGTCGGAGGCCATTTGTCATTTGATATATCCTTTCAGGTGGCAG CATGTCTACATTCCATTACTATTTTTCAGTGGGGTAGACTATATTGATGCTCCCACACCATACATGATGGGTTTGCACTCAGGTGTTGATACAACTGGTCTCAGTATGGATGGT GTAGTTGTCGTTGACCTTGAATACAATCGCATCACCACTACAGAAGATATACCTCCCGTGCCAGAGCCAGAACTGAGTACTCTGCGGGGTGACATAATGAAACTTTTGTATCCAAATGTTGTTGGTATAGATGAGATGAAGACTAGACTTTGTACTTCATCCGAGTATTATCCAAAAGGTGGCAGCAGACCCTGGGGAGAGGAGCAAGATCTTCAATTTAG attattattcttaaaattcttcgCATCCATTTTGAGTGGCTATCGTAATTTCATG GAACCCTCTGCTAATCAAGTCTTCAACACTCAAGCATTTATGAAAAAACGCTCTCGGTCAACTAGCCAACcaccagactccatg ATTGCACAGTTTCTGGAATCTCAGGGGTTCATTGATTACCTGGAGAGAGGCATTGGTTCTGACGCTAAAGCTAATAATCTTCTTGATAAGCTACAAGATGCGATGGGAAGAGGTCAAAATCCCATGTCTATTTTTCCAGTTCTCTCGTCAGAACCTGAGATCATAACCATATCCGATGCTGGTGTTGGAATttcag GATCGGGTGGAAAACACTGTTATGACAGATTTCCTGCAAACTTTAGAACGGAGGAGCAAGAAGAAAAGAGGAAGGCTATTCTTGCAGCAGCTGTTGGAGCTCTGGAATATTCAGCAAAGCATGGTCCTAG CTCCCCTTCTGTGAGACTCGACTCGAAAGCGGAAAGCCTCAGTCCGAGGGAAAGAGCA gCTGAAAGAGAACGGATGGTACTGGATATACAAGTGAAGTTGCAG GGTTTGTGGTTGCGTCTTTTGAAGTTGGGTGCTACTGATGATCctctttcttcatttgaataTGGCACAATACTAG CATTAATTGAGTCGGACGCAGAGGGAATTGGAGGAAGTGGGTTTGTTGAATGTATAAGGGAACACATTCACACT GGATGGATTTGCCAATTGACAGAGGAGCAGTTCATTGCAGTGAAGGAATTG CTCAAAACAGCAATTAGTCGTGCCACCTCCCGCAATGACACGTCAACTGTGAGAGACGCCCTCGAAATATCTGCTGAAATGTACAAAAAAGACTCTAATAACGTCAAGGACTATGTGCAACGCCATCTCCTTTCTCTTCCAATCTGGGAGGAACTAAG ATTTTGGGAAGGATACTTTGACTATTTAGTGGACCAGAATTCAAACAA GTTGTCCAATTACGTGACTCTTGTGACAGTACAGCTCATTATACTGGCTTCTCACATG GCTGGATTAGGACTTCCTGACACTGATGCGTGGTACATGATTGAGACAATTGCTGATAAAAACAATACCGGTTACAAGAATTCT ATAAATCTTCGTGGTTTATTGTCACATATCCAGCATTTACGTGTTGGTTACTGGGGAATCTCCTCCGTGAAAGTCCATTCTTCGTCACCGTATGGATTAGCATCCCCATCTCCAGATGCCGTAGATGAGAGCCAGCAGCCTACTGAGGCTTCTGGTGTTGGCCGGAGCTGGGTCCAGAGTATGTTTAGCAGAGATACGTCGACAAGAAACAATTCCTTCAGTCGTGGTGTCCGCAGGTGGACTTCTGACAATAGCAACCCAG CTGCAAATGAGAACATCAAAGGTACAGCTTCTCCCCGTAGGCCAGAATTATCAAATGCCGGGCAGAAGAAAATCCAGTCAAGTATGCGTGTTCTCAGAGGCCACACTGGTGCCATCACTGCTTTACATTGTGTAACGAGAAGAGAGGTGTGGGATTTGGTTGGTGATCGTGAAGATGCAGGCTTTTTCATAAGTGGAAGCACCGATTGCACG GTTAAGCTTTGGGATCCTAGTATCCGTGGTTCTGAGCTTCGTGCGACTTTGAAAGGTCATACAAG AGCTATCCGTGCAATCAGCTCCGACCGAGGGAAGGTGGTATCGGGATCAGATGACCAAACTGTCATAGTTTGGGATAAGCAGACAACTCAACTTCTAGAAGAGCTAAAGGGCCATGATGCACAG GTCAGCTCGGTACGGATGTTATCAGGAGAGCGTGTCCTCACTTCTTCCCATGATGGAAGCATAAAGATGTGGGACGTGAGAACGGATACTTGTGTTGCTACTGTAGGTCGTTGCTCAAGTGCAGTTCTTTGCATGGAGTATGATGACTCTACAGGAATCTTAGCAGCTGCCGGGAGAGATGC GGTTGCAAATGTTTGGGACATCCGTGCTGGTAGACAGATGCACAAGCTAAGAGGGCACACAAAATGGATCCG GTCAATAAGGATGGTTGGAGACACTGTAATTACTGGAAGTGATGACTGGACTGCTAGATTATGGTCTGTTTCTCGTGGATCATGTGATGCTGTACTATCATGCCATGCTGGTCCAATTCAATGTGTTGAGTTATCACCGTCCAATAATGGGATAATTACGG GTTCAACTGATGGACTGATCAGGTTTTGGGAAAATGAGGAGG GAGGGATAAGATGTGTGAAGAATGTAACTATACATTCTTCTTCTGTTTTATCTATCAGTGCTGGGGAACATTGGTTAGGAATTGGAGCGGCAGATAATTCCATGTCCCTCTTTCATCGGCCTCAAGAAAGGCTTGGTGGATTCTCCGGAACTGGATCTAAAATGGCTGGGTGGCAACTGTACAGAACTCCACCAAAAACAGTTGCTGTG GTACGATGTGTTTCTACAGACTTGGAAAGGAAAAGGATATGCAGTGGTGGACGCAACGGACTTCTTAGATTGTGGGAAGCCACTATCAACATTTAG
- the LOC113275612 gene encoding probable carboxylesterase 17: MRIKRTKMANISMESRMSTTHSNISNSKKDHNQHGAVIEEIEGLIKVYKDGYVERPPIVPNVAAAVGQELNLFCKDVIIDKFSNLWARFYVPKCQGKQLPLLIYFHGGGFCVGSPSWICYHEFISKLASASGCVVMSVNYRLAPEHRLPKAFDDGFNSVMWVKQQATMRSNNDQRWWLNSCNLSKVFVGGDSAGANIAHNVAKRIGAAGLINPLTLRGIILVQPFFGGEQRTYSEKYLAQPPNSALSLTVSDVFWRLSLPTGSNRDHQFCNPLAKGATRLEDLRIPPVMVCISEMDILKDRSLEFCNAMRRAGKSVEQVMFMGVGHAFQILHNYQLSQTRTHEMISHIKAFINK; the protein is encoded by the coding sequence atgagaataaaaagaacaaaaatggccAACATATCCATGGAATCAAGAATGAGCACAACACATTCAAATATCAGCAACAGCAAGAAAGATCACAACCAGCATGGGGCTGTGATTGAAGAGATTGAAGGATTAATCAAAGTTTACAAAGATGGTTACGTCGAACGTCCTCCGATCGTGCCGAATGTTGCGGCGGCCGTAGGCCAAGAGCTAAACTTGTTCTGCAAAGATGTTATCATTGATAAATTCAGTAACCTTTGGGCTAGATTTTATGTCCCAAAATGCCAAGGAAAACAACTTCCTTTGCTTATTTACTTTCACGGTGGTGGGTTTTGTGTGGGTTCACCTTCTTGGATCTGCTATCATGAATTCATATCAAAATTAGCTTCTGCTTCTGGTTGTGTTGTTATGTCAGTGAATTACCGTTTAGCACCGGAACATCGTCTACCAAAGGCTTTTGACGATGGTTTTAACTCTGTCATGTGGGTGAAACAGCAAGCCACAATGAGATCTAATAATGATCAGAGATGGTGGTTAAACAGTTGCAATTTATCAAAGGTGTTCGTAGGTGGTGATAGTGCTGGTGCCAATATAGCCCATAATGTAGCTAAACGGATCGGTGCGGCGGGACTAATTAACCCGTTGACACTCAGAGGGATCATCTTAGTTCAACCCTTTTTTGGAGGGGAACAAAGAACTTACTCTGAGAAATATTTAGCACAGCCTCCAAATTCAGCTTTGAGTCTAACCGTATCCGACGTATTTTGGCGATTATCTTTGCCGACGGGTTCAAACCGTGATCATCAATTTTGCAACCCTTTAGCCAAAGGTGCGACCCGATTAGAAGACTTGAGAATTCCTCCAGTTATGGTTTGCATCTCAGAGATGGATATATTGAAAGATAGGAGCTTGGAGTTTTGTAATGCTATGAGAAGAGCAGGGAAAAGTGTGGAGCAGGTTATGTTTATGGGTGTAGGACATGCTTTTCAGATTCTGCATAACTATCAACTCTCCCAGACTAGAACCCATGAAATGATTTCTCATATCAAAGCTTTCATCAACAAATGA